A genomic segment from Pseudomonas sp. S09G 359 encodes:
- a CDS encoding MFS transporter, giving the protein MPIALLALTLSAFAIGTTEFVIVGLLPTIGADLGVDLPSAGLLVSLYALGVAIGAPVLTALTGKVPRKLLLLSLMVLFTLGNLLAWQAPSYESLVLARIVTGLAHGVFFSIGSTIATSLVPKEKAASAIAIMFTGLTVALVTGVPLGTFIGQHFGWRETFLAVSALGVLAFIGSLIYVPKNIAHSKPASLLQQLQVLKQPRLLLVYAMTAVGYGGSFIAFTFLAPILQDISGFSAGTVSLVLLVYGISVAAGNIWGGKLADKRGPISALKIIFALLAAVLFVLTFTAGNPWLALATVLVWGAVAFGNVPGLQVYVVRQAEHHTPNAVDVASGLNIAAFNLGIAGGAWAGGLIVAHMGLIHTAWIGGLVVLVALALTAWSGRLDRLGPVYAESSSRVMVGH; this is encoded by the coding sequence ATGCCCATTGCCTTGCTCGCGCTGACCCTCAGCGCTTTTGCCATCGGGACGACCGAGTTCGTCATCGTTGGCCTGTTACCCACTATCGGCGCCGACCTTGGCGTTGACCTGCCGTCCGCCGGCCTGCTGGTGAGCCTCTACGCCCTGGGCGTGGCCATCGGCGCGCCGGTACTCACCGCCCTCACCGGCAAGGTGCCGCGCAAGCTCCTGCTGCTGTCGCTGATGGTGTTGTTTACCCTCGGCAACCTGCTGGCCTGGCAGGCTCCGAGCTATGAATCGCTGGTGCTGGCGCGGATTGTCACCGGCCTGGCCCACGGGGTGTTTTTCTCGATTGGCTCAACCATCGCCACCAGCCTGGTGCCCAAGGAGAAAGCCGCCAGTGCGATTGCCATCATGTTTACCGGGCTGACCGTGGCACTGGTCACCGGCGTGCCGCTGGGCACGTTTATCGGCCAACACTTCGGCTGGCGCGAAACCTTCCTCGCCGTGTCGGCCCTGGGGGTGCTCGCGTTTATCGGCAGCCTGATCTATGTGCCGAAAAACATCGCCCACAGCAAACCCGCGTCGTTGCTGCAGCAGCTGCAAGTGCTCAAGCAACCCCGGCTGTTGCTGGTGTACGCCATGACCGCCGTCGGCTACGGCGGCTCGTTTATCGCGTTTACCTTCCTGGCGCCGATCCTTCAGGACATTTCCGGTTTCAGCGCCGGCACGGTCAGCCTGGTATTGCTGGTGTATGGCATCTCGGTGGCCGCCGGGAATATCTGGGGCGGCAAGCTGGCAGATAAACGCGGGCCGATCAGCGCGCTGAAAATCATCTTCGCGTTGCTGGCTGCAGTGTTGTTTGTACTGACCTTCACCGCCGGCAACCCTTGGCTGGCCCTGGCCACCGTGCTGGTATGGGGCGCGGTCGCCTTCGGCAACGTGCCGGGCCTGCAGGTGTATGTGGTGCGCCAGGCGGAGCATCACACGCCAAACGCGGTGGACGTGGCCTCGGGCCTGAACATCGCGGCGTTCAACCTGGGAATCGCCGGGGGCGCGTGGGCCGGTGGTTTGATCGTGGCGCATATGGGGCTGATCCACACCGCTTGGATTGGCGGCCTGGTGGTGTTGGTGGCCCTGGCGCTGACGGCCTGGAGTGGTCGACTGGATCGGTTGGGGCCGGTGTATGCCGAGTCGTCGAGTCGTGTCATGGTAGGTCACTGA
- a CDS encoding endonuclease/exonuclease/phosphatase family protein: MAAIPDWVPITPSVAITRFTVLTVNIHKGFTALNRRFILPELREAVRSVGADMVFLQEIHGNHERHPQRYSDWPNMPQYEFLADSIWPQFAYGRNAVYPHGDHGNALLSKFQIVRYDNLDISQSGHENRGLLHCVLRLPGSGKEVHAICIHLGLREVHRQQQLRLLEQRISEIPADAPLVVAGDFNDWRQRADLSQSGLTEVFVHTHGKPPRTFPARLPLLPLDRIYVRNLKIHNPRVLTTRPWSHLSDHVPLSVEVEL, from the coding sequence ATGGCTGCGATCCCCGACTGGGTACCCATCACCCCCAGCGTCGCCATCACTCGCTTCACGGTGCTGACGGTCAATATCCACAAGGGCTTCACCGCCCTGAACCGGCGTTTCATCCTGCCCGAGCTGCGTGAAGCAGTGCGCAGCGTGGGCGCCGACATGGTGTTTCTGCAGGAAATCCACGGCAACCACGAGCGTCACCCGCAGCGCTACAGCGATTGGCCGAACATGCCGCAATACGAATTCCTCGCCGACAGCATCTGGCCGCAGTTCGCCTACGGGCGCAATGCGGTCTACCCGCATGGCGACCACGGCAATGCGCTGCTGTCGAAATTCCAGATCGTGCGCTACGACAATCTCGACATCTCCCAAAGCGGCCACGAAAACCGTGGCCTGCTGCATTGCGTGTTGCGCCTGCCCGGCAGCGGTAAGGAGGTGCATGCGATCTGCATCCATCTGGGCCTGCGCGAGGTACATCGCCAACAGCAATTGCGCCTGCTGGAGCAGCGCATCAGTGAAATCCCGGCCGATGCGCCACTGGTGGTCGCCGGGGATTTCAACGACTGGCGCCAGCGTGCCGACCTCAGCCAAAGCGGCCTCACCGAAGTGTTCGTGCACACCCACGGCAAGCCACCACGCACCTTCCCGGCGCGTTTGCCGTTGCTGCCGCTGGACCGTATTTATGTGCGCAACCTGAAGATTCATAACCCTCGGGTGCTTACCACCCGCCCCTGGTCCCATCTGTCCGACCATGTGCCGCTGTCGGTGGAGGTTGAGTTATGA
- the clsB gene encoding cardiolipin synthase ClsB, which produces MNVAVEHIATDQPPDDAKARDLDYGWQRDNSVELLENGEAYFPKVFEALRGARREILLETFILFEDKVGTELHGILIEAAQRGVKVVVSLDGFGCGELSPGFLGALADAGVTVQMFDPASKTLGVRTNWFRRLHRKIVVVDATVGFIGGINFSADHLGDFGPEAKQDYAVQVVGPAVADLHHFALAQSGRPVRTRRGWRRRQQRPALWADDSSDGQVRLIYRDNIQHRDDIEEAYIHALSQARQRVVIANAYFFPGYRLLREIRNAARRGVQVQLIMQGQPDVLLAKLAARMLYDYLLKDGVVIHEYCQRPLHGKVALVDDDWSTVGSSNLDPLSLALNLEANVLIRDRAFNQQLYERLEALAKNHCQTMPENRKPRLWLWRLTVGFLVFHVMRHFPALTGWLPAHKPRLQPVEGHVNER; this is translated from the coding sequence ATGAACGTTGCGGTAGAACACATCGCCACCGACCAGCCGCCGGACGACGCCAAGGCCCGCGACCTGGATTACGGCTGGCAGCGCGACAACAGCGTGGAGCTGCTGGAGAACGGCGAGGCTTACTTCCCCAAGGTGTTCGAGGCGCTGCGCGGTGCCCGGCGCGAGATCCTGCTGGAGACCTTTATCCTCTTCGAGGACAAAGTCGGCACGGAGCTGCACGGCATCCTGATCGAGGCCGCGCAACGCGGGGTCAAGGTGGTGGTGAGCCTGGATGGTTTTGGTTGTGGCGAGCTGAGCCCGGGCTTTCTCGGCGCGCTGGCAGACGCCGGGGTGACGGTGCAGATGTTCGACCCCGCGTCCAAGACCCTGGGGGTTCGCACCAACTGGTTTCGCCGCCTGCACCGCAAAATCGTGGTGGTGGATGCGACGGTTGGGTTTATCGGCGGGATCAACTTTTCCGCTGACCACCTGGGGGATTTCGGCCCCGAAGCCAAGCAGGATTACGCGGTGCAGGTGGTGGGCCCGGCGGTGGCCGACCTGCATCATTTTGCCCTGGCCCAAAGTGGCCGCCCGGTGCGCACGCGGCGCGGTTGGCGGCGGCGCCAGCAACGGCCTGCGTTGTGGGCGGACGATAGCAGCGACGGCCAGGTGCGCCTGATTTACCGCGACAATATCCAGCATCGCGACGACATCGAAGAGGCGTACATCCACGCCTTGAGCCAAGCCCGACAACGCGTAGTGATCGCCAACGCGTACTTTTTCCCCGGCTACCGCCTGCTGCGCGAAATCCGCAACGCCGCGCGGCGCGGCGTGCAGGTGCAACTGATCATGCAAGGCCAGCCCGACGTGCTGTTGGCCAAGCTGGCCGCGCGCATGCTTTACGATTACCTGCTCAAGGACGGCGTGGTGATTCACGAGTATTGCCAGCGCCCGCTGCACGGCAAAGTCGCGTTGGTGGATGACGACTGGAGCACCGTGGGCTCCAGTAACCTCGACCCGTTGAGCCTGGCGCTGAACCTGGAGGCCAACGTGCTGATTCGCGACCGGGCGTTCAATCAACAGCTGTATGAACGCCTGGAAGCGCTGGCGAAAAACCATTGCCAGACCATGCCGGAGAACCGCAAGCCGCGCCTGTGGTTATGGCGCTTGACCGTGGGGTTCCTGGTGTTCCATGTGATGCGCCATTTTCCCGCATTGACCGGCTGGCTGCCCGCGCACAAGCCGCGCTTGCAGCCGGTAGAGGGCCATGTCAATGAGCGCTGA
- a CDS encoding lysylphosphatidylglycerol synthase domain-containing protein, whose protein sequence is MSAERFKRWKKPLTVAFFLLLIVLFTLLARRIDWSEVFQTLGDFKVRTLIIASALTLCSFIVYACFDLIGRTYIRQPLRWKQILPVGFISYAFNLNLSAWVGGIAMRYRLYSRLGVSTSNIAKILGLSLATNWFGYMALAGVVFSSGLVTMPPGWKVSSAALQGIGALLVLASLGYLAACRFSTKRAWSIRGIEINLPSLRMACLQLALGALNWSLMAAVIFTLLPAKLDYPLVLGVLLISAIAGVVTHIPAGLGVLEAVFIALLQHEASRGSLLAGLIAYRAIYFIVPLLIALVMYVGVEAKAKALRVKKAPA, encoded by the coding sequence ATGAGCGCTGAGCGCTTCAAGCGCTGGAAGAAGCCGCTGACCGTGGCGTTCTTCCTGCTGCTGATCGTGCTGTTCACCCTGCTCGCCCGACGCATTGATTGGAGCGAAGTATTCCAGACCTTGGGCGACTTCAAGGTGCGCACGCTGATCATCGCCAGCGCGCTTACGTTGTGCAGTTTTATCGTCTACGCCTGCTTCGACCTGATCGGCCGCACCTACATTCGCCAACCCTTGCGTTGGAAGCAGATATTGCCGGTGGGGTTTATCAGCTATGCGTTCAACCTCAATCTCAGTGCCTGGGTCGGCGGCATCGCCATGCGCTATCGGCTGTATTCGCGGTTGGGGGTGAGCACCAGCAATATCGCCAAGATTCTTGGCCTGAGCCTGGCCACCAATTGGTTTGGTTACATGGCATTGGCCGGTGTGGTGTTCAGCAGCGGGCTGGTGACGATGCCGCCAGGCTGGAAAGTCAGCAGCGCGGCCTTGCAGGGGATTGGCGCGCTATTGGTGCTGGCGAGCCTGGGCTACCTGGCGGCGTGCCGGTTTTCGACAAAACGCGCGTGGTCGATTCGCGGCATCGAAATCAACCTGCCGTCGCTGCGCATGGCCTGCCTGCAACTGGCACTCGGCGCCCTGAACTGGTCGCTGATGGCCGCGGTGATTTTCACCTTGCTGCCGGCCAAGCTGGACTATCCCTTGGTGCTGGGCGTGCTGCTGATCAGCGCGATTGCCGGGGTGGTCACCCACATCCCCGCCGGGCTCGGCGTGCTCGAAGCGGTGTTTATTGCGCTGTTGCAACACGAAGCCTCACGCGGCAGTTTGCTCGCCGGGCTGATCGCCTACCGGGCGATCTACTTTATTGTGCCGCTGCTGATCGCGCTGGTGATGTACGTCGGCGTGGAGGCCAAGGCCAAGGCGTTACGAGTGAAGAAGGCGCCTGCCTGA
- a CDS encoding S9 family peptidase, protein MTARSESIAIDIDDEQMSGTFLSPKSKVPGVLFVHGWGGSQERDLERAKGIAGLGCVCLTFDLRGHAGTGIPLSRVTREDNLRDLLAAYDRLLSHPAIDTSAVAVVGTSYGGYLAAILTSLRPVRWLALRVPALYRDQEWLKPKRDLDKVDLLDYRSTLVHAETNRALHACAKFTGDVLIVESETDDHVPHATIMSYRAACQQTHSLTHRIIDGADHSLSDPVSQQAYTSILVDWITEMVVGERLSIIQAR, encoded by the coding sequence ATGACGGCTAGAAGCGAAAGCATTGCGATCGATATCGACGACGAACAGATGAGCGGGACGTTCCTGAGCCCTAAATCCAAAGTGCCGGGTGTGCTGTTCGTGCACGGCTGGGGCGGTAGCCAGGAGCGCGACCTGGAACGCGCCAAAGGCATCGCCGGCCTCGGCTGCGTGTGCCTGACCTTCGACCTGCGTGGGCATGCCGGCACCGGCATTCCGTTGTCGCGGGTTACCCGCGAAGACAACCTGCGCGACCTGCTGGCGGCCTACGACCGGCTGCTCTCCCACCCGGCCATCGACACCTCGGCGGTGGCGGTGGTGGGCACCAGTTACGGCGGGTACCTGGCAGCGATCCTCACCTCATTGCGCCCGGTGCGCTGGCTGGCGCTGCGCGTGCCGGCGCTGTACCGCGACCAGGAATGGCTCAAGCCCAAGCGCGACCTGGATAAAGTCGACTTGTTGGATTACCGCAGCACCCTGGTGCACGCCGAAACCAATCGTGCCCTGCATGCCTGCGCCAAATTTACCGGTGATGTGCTGATCGTCGAATCGGAAACCGATGACCACGTGCCCCATGCCACCATCATGAGTTACCGCGCCGCATGCCAGCAGACCCATTCCCTGACGCACCGCATCATTGATGGCGCCGACCACTCCTTGAGTGACCCGGTGTCCCAGCAAGCCTACACCTCGATCCTGGTGGACTGGATTACCGAAATGGTCGTGGGCGAGCGGTTGAGCATCATCCAGGCCCGATAA
- a CDS encoding DUF3182 family protein, whose translation MTPIQRKKQVVAHSTRDGAPQHEVDTNLALARWLAQILGLKFGGSYDPHKHAGRDLYLLPTQTLVGPAQARALNIKGPEDLWGGYVDHDFICTKAISHGVLGPDATTPEGWSSKFCERVRDVVLDGLSVFALEDAREAATRLLYSGPIRLKPVHACAGRGQEVIHSLDEFAALLARPDAAKLFSDGVVLEQDLREVITHSVGQSFIGDHVFSYCGEQYLTQDGHGDEVYGGSDLLVVPGDYEALLKLDLPDDVRLAIEQAQVFDAAADEAYPGFYASRRNYDIAQGLASDGQRRSGVLEQSWRMGGASSAEVAALQSFINHPGLKAIHVSSVETYVDQALPADAIEVYRGPAENSDFLLKYVTVKSYDG comes from the coding sequence ATGACCCCGATTCAACGCAAGAAACAAGTGGTTGCCCACTCCACGCGAGACGGCGCGCCCCAGCACGAGGTGGACACCAACCTCGCCCTGGCGCGCTGGCTGGCGCAGATCCTGGGGCTTAAATTCGGCGGCAGTTATGACCCCCACAAGCACGCCGGCCGCGACCTGTACCTGTTGCCGACGCAAACCCTGGTGGGCCCGGCCCAGGCTCGCGCGCTGAATATCAAAGGCCCCGAAGACCTGTGGGGCGGGTATGTGGACCACGACTTCATTTGCACCAAGGCCATCAGCCACGGGGTGCTCGGCCCAGACGCCACTACGCCGGAAGGCTGGTCGTCGAAGTTTTGTGAGCGCGTGCGCGATGTGGTGCTGGACGGCCTCAGCGTATTTGCCCTTGAGGATGCCCGGGAAGCCGCCACGCGCCTGCTCTACAGCGGGCCGATCCGCTTGAAACCGGTGCACGCCTGCGCCGGGCGTGGTCAGGAAGTTATCCACAGCCTGGATGAATTCGCGGCACTGCTGGCGCGGCCCGACGCGGCGAAACTGTTCAGCGACGGTGTGGTGCTGGAGCAGGACCTGCGTGAGGTGATCACCCATAGCGTGGGCCAAAGCTTTATCGGCGATCACGTGTTCAGCTACTGCGGCGAGCAATACCTGACCCAGGACGGGCATGGCGACGAGGTGTACGGCGGCTCCGACCTGTTGGTGGTGCCGGGTGACTATGAAGCGTTGCTCAAACTCGACCTGCCCGATGACGTCCGCCTGGCCATCGAGCAGGCCCAGGTATTCGACGCCGCTGCAGACGAGGCCTACCCTGGCTTCTACGCCTCGCGGCGTAACTACGACATCGCCCAAGGCCTGGCCAGCGACGGCCAGCGCCGCAGTGGCGTGCTCGAACAATCCTGGCGCATGGGCGGGGCCAGCAGCGCGGAAGTCGCGGCGCTGCAAAGTTTCATCAACCATCCCGGCCTCAAAGCCATTCATGTGTCTTCGGTGGAAACCTACGTGGACCAGGCGCTGCCGGCGGATGCCATCGAGGTGTATCGCGGCCCGGCGGAAAACAGCGACTTTCTTCTCAAGTACGTGACGGTTAAATCTTATGACGGCTAG
- a CDS encoding GlxA family transcriptional regulator encodes MAVVELGVLIYQGAQLAAVHGLTDLFGVANRIAAEHRSAQLPLLRVSHWQVNNDGTPTKVFDSQPGPDQPLMAVLVPPSIGEFSEAQTPPALLEWLRQQHAAGTVLGGVCIGSIMLARSGLLDGRSATTHWSSASAFAVRFPAVRLEADKPIVDDGDLITTAGLMAWSELGLRLVDRLMGPSIAADTARFLVIEHSDSASQCGSNFAPILGHGDAAILKVQHWLQASGAVDVSVAAMAQEAGLEARTFLRRFRIATGLKPTEYCQHLRVGKARQMLEFTNGTIDHIAWTVGYQDPSAFRATFKKITGLAPSDYRSRFGV; translated from the coding sequence ATGGCCGTGGTTGAGTTGGGTGTGTTGATCTACCAGGGGGCGCAACTGGCTGCGGTGCATGGTTTGACCGACCTGTTTGGAGTGGCCAACCGGATCGCCGCCGAGCATCGGTCCGCGCAGTTGCCGCTGCTGCGGGTCAGCCACTGGCAGGTCAATAACGACGGCACGCCAACCAAGGTATTCGACAGCCAGCCCGGCCCCGACCAACCCCTGATGGCTGTGCTGGTGCCGCCGTCCATCGGTGAGTTCAGCGAAGCGCAAACACCGCCCGCGTTACTGGAGTGGCTCCGCCAGCAACATGCGGCGGGTACCGTGCTGGGCGGCGTGTGCATCGGCTCGATCATGCTGGCGCGCAGCGGCTTGCTGGACGGGCGCAGCGCCACCACCCATTGGTCGTCTGCCAGCGCCTTTGCCGTGCGTTTCCCGGCGGTGCGCCTGGAGGCGGACAAACCGATTGTCGATGACGGCGACCTGATCACCACCGCCGGGCTGATGGCCTGGTCCGAACTGGGCCTGCGCCTGGTGGACCGCCTGATGGGCCCAAGTATCGCCGCCGACACTGCGCGCTTTTTGGTGATCGAACACAGCGACAGTGCCAGCCAGTGCGGCAGCAACTTTGCGCCGATCCTCGGGCATGGCGATGCAGCCATTCTCAAGGTTCAGCATTGGCTGCAAGCCAGCGGCGCGGTGGATGTGTCGGTGGCGGCGATGGCGCAGGAGGCGGGCCTGGAGGCGCGCACATTCCTGCGGCGCTTTCGCATTGCCACCGGGTTGAAACCCACCGAGTACTGCCAGCACCTGCGGGTGGGCAAGGCACGGCAGATGCTGGAGTTTACCAACGGCACCATCGACCATATTGCCTGGACCGTGGGTTATCAGGACCCGAGCGCCTTCCGCGCCACCTTCAAGAAAATCACCGGGCTGGCGCCGAGTGATTACCGCAGCCGTTTTGGCGTGTGA
- a CDS encoding cysteine hydrolase family protein, which produces MAKQALILIDIQNDYFPQGKWPLAGVDAAADKAAQVLQAFRKAGDAVIHVRHEFTAEDAPFFTPGSEGAHLHAKVLNEGDEPVVLKHFVNSFRETGLRTLLEQRSITDLVVVGSMSHMCVDAVVRAAADLGYTVTVIHDACATRDLEFNGQVIPAAQVHGAYMASLAFGYAGVVSADEYLQAQAAAA; this is translated from the coding sequence ATGGCCAAGCAAGCGCTCATCCTAATCGATATCCAGAACGACTACTTCCCCCAGGGCAAGTGGCCGCTTGCCGGCGTGGACGCTGCGGCGGACAAGGCGGCGCAGGTGCTGCAGGCGTTTCGCAAAGCGGGTGATGCGGTGATTCACGTGCGCCATGAGTTCACCGCTGAGGACGCGCCGTTCTTCACGCCAGGTTCCGAGGGCGCACATCTGCATGCCAAGGTATTGAACGAGGGCGATGAACCGGTGGTGCTCAAGCATTTTGTGAATTCGTTTCGCGAAACAGGCCTGCGCACGTTACTCGAACAACGCAGCATCACCGACCTGGTGGTGGTCGGCAGCATGAGCCATATGTGCGTCGACGCCGTGGTGCGGGCCGCAGCAGACTTGGGCTACACAGTCACGGTGATTCATGACGCGTGCGCCACCCGTGACCTGGAATTCAATGGGCAGGTGATTCCCGCCGCGCAGGTGCATGGCGCGTACATGGCGTCGTTGGCGTTTGGCTATGCGGGCGTGGTGTCGGCGGATGAATACTTGCAGGCACAAGCGGCGGCCGCTTGA
- the tam gene encoding trans-aconitate 2-methyltransferase — protein sequence MTWSAKQYTMFEQQRTRPVRDLVAAIPQGEVRTAVDLGCGPGNSTQVLAERFPHAHVTGMDSSDDMLIDARKRLPALSFELADIGAWSPEQHFDVILANASLQWLPDHATLYPHLVNQLTPGGTLAVQTPDNLDEPAHRLAREVAAEGPWSAKIGAVKHNERHAASYYYELLSKHCSSVDVWRTTYLHPLADHAAVVEWFKASALRPFLAPLGDDEKAAFLREYQARITQAYPALADGSVLLPFPRLFIVATR from the coding sequence ATGACCTGGTCCGCCAAGCAGTACACGATGTTTGAACAACAGCGCACTCGCCCCGTCCGTGACTTGGTGGCGGCGATTCCCCAGGGCGAGGTACGCACCGCCGTCGACCTGGGTTGCGGCCCCGGCAATTCCACGCAGGTGCTGGCCGAGCGTTTCCCGCACGCCCACGTCACTGGGATGGACAGCTCTGACGACATGCTGATCGACGCGCGCAAACGCCTGCCCGCGCTCAGCTTTGAACTGGCGGATATTGGCGCCTGGAGCCCCGAGCAACACTTCGATGTAATCCTGGCGAATGCCTCCCTGCAATGGCTGCCGGACCATGCCACGCTCTATCCGCACCTGGTCAACCAACTGACACCGGGCGGCACGCTGGCGGTGCAAACCCCGGATAACCTCGACGAGCCTGCCCACCGGCTGGCCCGCGAAGTGGCCGCCGAGGGCCCGTGGTCGGCCAAGATCGGCGCGGTCAAACACAATGAGCGGCACGCCGCGAGCTACTACTACGAATTGCTCAGCAAGCATTGCAGCAGCGTGGATGTGTGGCGCACCACCTACCTGCACCCGCTGGCCGATCATGCCGCCGTGGTGGAGTGGTTCAAGGCTTCGGCATTGCGGCCGTTTCTCGCGCCGTTGGGCGACGATGAAAAAGCCGCTTTCCTACGCGAGTATCAGGCGCGGATTACCCAGGCTTACCCAGCCCTGGCCGATGGCAGTGTACTGCTGCCATTCCCCCGCCTGTTCATTGTCGCCACCCGCTAA